A region from the Clostridia bacterium genome encodes:
- a CDS encoding inositol monophosphatase family protein, with product MAREIDAARDAAVRAGQYLRCKLDHVEDIQFKGTRDLVTEADKESERMIISALREAFPQYGILAEESGVVAPVGLERSVGRARELPDASAREAKAPDGPEAMWIVDPLDGTTNFAHGLGIFSVSIALARGGAPTVGVVYDPSRDELFWAEAGSGAYLNGRRIHVSSTNTLLHSMLVTGFAYDVATTENDNLDHFSHFVKRAQAVRRLGSAALDMCNVACGRFD from the coding sequence GTGGCGCGCGAGATAGACGCTGCCCGTGATGCTGCGGTCAGAGCGGGTCAGTATCTCAGATGCAAGCTCGATCATGTGGAGGATATTCAGTTCAAGGGAACTCGTGACCTCGTTACCGAGGCCGATAAGGAATCGGAGAGGATGATAATATCCGCTCTTCGGGAGGCCTTTCCACAGTATGGCATCCTGGCGGAGGAATCCGGAGTTGTTGCCCCTGTCGGCCTAGAGCGGAGCGTGGGGCGAGCCAGGGAGCTTCCCGATGCCAGTGCGAGAGAAGCGAAAGCGCCGGATGGGCCCGAGGCCATGTGGATCGTGGATCCACTTGATGGCACCACGAACTTTGCACATGGGCTTGGGATCTTCTCCGTATCGATAGCCCTCGCCCGTGGAGGGGCGCCCACCGTGGGCGTGGTGTACGATCCAAGCAGGGACGAGCTCTTCTGGGCGGAGGCTGGTTCAGGGGCGTACTTGAACGGACGGCGAATCCATGTCTCCAGTACCAACACTCTTCTGCATTCGATGTTGGTCACCGGTTTCGCGTACGATGTGGCGACAACAGAAAACGACAACCTCGACCATTTCTCGCACTTCGTGAAGAGGGCTCAGGCAGTGAGAAGGCTGGGCTCTGCTGCGCTCGACATGTGCAATGTGGCCTGCGGCAGGTTCGACG
- a CDS encoding sigma-70 family RNA polymerase sigma factor, whose amino-acid sequence MCRSTTEGAYGDGGVSQVLSEFTDEQLIELHLSGNPEGMEIIYDRYFDRVFRLAYAKLRNSADAEDAASAVFLKLCRSLDSFRGEAKFSTWVYTVANNTITDLVRRRRQHVSLDQELRTDDGDSIRREIEDDSPSPEEQACDEDFARYVYGKLDFLPAQQRSVIELRYVMELSYQEIADKLGVELGTVKSRLNRAIAALRAKCSTEEVRADAVK is encoded by the coding sequence TTGTGCCGTAGTACTACGGAAGGCGCGTACGGCGACGGAGGGGTGAGCCAGGTGCTTTCGGAATTCACAGACGAGCAGTTGATCGAGCTCCACCTATCGGGCAATCCCGAGGGAATGGAGATCATATACGACCGGTACTTCGACCGTGTCTTTCGCTTGGCCTACGCGAAACTGAGGAACAGTGCTGATGCGGAGGACGCGGCATCGGCAGTTTTCTTGAAACTGTGCAGGTCGCTCGATTCTTTCCGTGGAGAGGCGAAATTCTCGACCTGGGTATACACTGTGGCCAACAACACGATAACCGATCTGGTTCGGCGCAGGCGCCAGCACGTCTCGTTGGACCAGGAGCTGCGCACCGACGATGGCGATTCCATCCGCAGGGAGATCGAGGATGACTCGCCCAGCCCAGAGGAGCAGGCATGTGATGAGGATTTCGCCAGATATGTATATGGCAAGCTCGATTTCCTCCCAGCTCAGCAGCGTTCTGTGATCGAGCTGAGGTATGTGATGGAGCTTAGTTACCAGGAGATAGCTGATAAGCTCGGCGTGGAACTTGGAACTGTGAAATCCCGGCTTAACCGAGCCATTGCTGCGCTTAGAGCGAAGTGCTCGACAGAAGAGGTGAGAGCAGATGCGGTCAAGTAA
- a CDS encoding M48 family metalloprotease — protein MGVTGEAQRIIAACVVIIGIVAAALLLELRVPAPIVCALARAEASTRQELSGEALAALGSYIQRCSSMNLFDLPLEQMRRIAYAEQSGVQTDDASRDGRKVAGTGGQSGQSSEAALAKQAHQMILRENGGEWNAELHARRIARILGALAEVSEDSPSAYRVTMLDDSRINAVSTADGCIYITRGLVTTSTDDEIALVVAHEMHHIRSGHWVGWLGLDGRGSRSAHDSQAEASQALYHAGVVAFAGNASTSYQQEFESDASGVLLASLCGFEGQRMYRALTRLPAMPVTSHPTVSDRIAGVRDLLNAMESPAWIYAFHPVEVARTAVWTAMAAAAPNVDVVWTAPGLGAVADACKRLTQVVGDTEFEMRTSGWLGPSWPYGMRGQLVGRVAFFADTLCAVDVAVDTTFGRGTAGTPGVVCGRVWLAKQDGIWKPIVAQALPVNRGIRLTSPEWNSVPDGLRVPRPYADAAPDQGNGMENTQALASDVLAAAKRWRDTAVGRFSDHLATYSRGPLDRTPVVYGRFGLIGDNAVQDSDRAGDDQGGTLEAIGWARFMSGRRGRLRVWNAKCDVYSPTLATVTFSSALSLGGLPMTSNATRLTLVLEDGEWRVAGVSLN, from the coding sequence GTGGGCGTTACTGGAGAGGCACAACGAATCATTGCAGCCTGCGTTGTGATTATCGGAATAGTTGCTGCTGCTCTGCTGCTGGAACTGCGCGTGCCCGCGCCGATTGTTTGCGCCCTGGCGCGTGCAGAGGCGAGCACACGGCAGGAGTTGAGTGGCGAAGCCCTGGCAGCGCTCGGTTCATACATACAGAGATGCTCATCCATGAATCTCTTCGACCTTCCCCTTGAGCAGATGAGGCGCATCGCGTATGCAGAGCAGAGCGGTGTCCAAACTGACGATGCTAGCCGCGATGGACGGAAGGTCGCTGGTACAGGAGGGCAATCAGGGCAATCATCTGAGGCGGCGCTCGCGAAGCAGGCCCATCAGATGATCCTGCGGGAAAACGGCGGCGAGTGGAACGCCGAACTCCATGCGCGCAGGATAGCAAGGATCCTTGGCGCGCTTGCCGAAGTGTCCGAAGATTCGCCATCCGCATACCGGGTCACTATGCTCGACGATTCCCGGATAAACGCTGTATCTACTGCCGATGGCTGCATCTACATTACGCGAGGGCTAGTAACCACCTCAACTGATGACGAGATCGCCCTCGTTGTTGCCCACGAGATGCATCACATACGATCGGGGCACTGGGTCGGTTGGCTCGGCCTGGACGGACGCGGATCTCGATCCGCTCACGACTCGCAGGCAGAGGCCTCTCAGGCCCTGTATCATGCGGGTGTTGTGGCTTTTGCCGGAAACGCCTCCACCTCCTATCAGCAGGAGTTTGAGTCAGACGCCAGCGGCGTGCTGCTGGCGTCCTTGTGCGGCTTTGAGGGACAGAGAATGTACCGCGCTCTCACTCGACTTCCCGCGATGCCCGTCACCAGCCATCCCACCGTCTCCGACAGAATTGCGGGCGTGAGGGATCTGCTCAACGCAATGGAGAGCCCTGCGTGGATCTATGCATTCCACCCGGTGGAGGTTGCCCGAACGGCGGTGTGGACGGCGATGGCTGCTGCTGCTCCAAACGTCGATGTGGTGTGGACTGCGCCCGGACTGGGAGCAGTCGCCGATGCCTGCAAGAGGCTTACGCAGGTGGTTGGCGACACGGAATTCGAAATGAGGACATCTGGGTGGCTCGGCCCCAGTTGGCCATATGGGATGCGCGGGCAGCTAGTGGGTCGCGTGGCCTTCTTTGCGGATACCCTGTGTGCAGTGGACGTGGCCGTGGATACAACCTTCGGCCGCGGCACTGCCGGGACTCCCGGTGTGGTGTGTGGGCGCGTCTGGCTTGCCAAGCAGGACGGGATCTGGAAGCCCATAGTGGCGCAAGCGCTCCCGGTCAATCGGGGTATCAGGCTGACCTCTCCCGAATGGAATAGCGTTCCGGATGGTTTACGCGTTCCACGACCATATGCAGATGCTGCGCCTGATCAAGGAAATGGTATGGAGAACACGCAGGCTCTTGCCAGTGACGTGCTGGCGGCTGCGAAGAGGTGGCGCGACACAGCGGTCGGCCGGTTCTCCGACCATCTCGCAACTTACTCCCGAGGGCCACTGGACCGTACGCCAGTCGTCTACGGCAGGTTCGGTCTCATCGGCGATAACGCGGTTCAAGATAGTGATCGGGCGGGCGATGATCAAGGCGGAACGCTGGAGGCCATCGGCTGGGCGAGGTTCATGAGCGGACGGAGAGGTCGGCTTCGGGTATGGAACGCGAAGTGCGACGTATACAGTCCAACCCTGGCGACTGTCACGTTCTCCTCGGCACTCAGCCTCGGCGGACTGCCCATGACAAGCAACGCCACCCGGCTCACCCTCGTGCTCGAGGATGGCGAGTGGCGCGTGGCGGGTGTCTCCCTCAACTGA
- a CDS encoding nitroreductase family protein has product MEAIEAIKTRRSVRQYLPKPVPKEIIEEIVDCGRLAPSANNDQPWEFVVVTGQEKREAIAAAATYGKFIADAPVCLLVFARNTRHFLEDGSAAMENMLIAAHTHGLGTCWIAGANTAYGAEIARICGAPASHGLVALTPLGYSTDRPTAYKRSLEEVIHWEEY; this is encoded by the coding sequence ATGGAAGCGATAGAGGCCATCAAGACGCGCAGGAGTGTAAGGCAGTACCTTCCGAAACCAGTGCCCAAGGAGATAATCGAGGAGATTGTGGACTGCGGAAGGCTGGCGCCAAGCGCAAACAACGATCAGCCCTGGGAGTTTGTCGTAGTCACGGGGCAGGAGAAGAGGGAGGCCATTGCAGCGGCTGCGACCTACGGCAAGTTCATTGCAGATGCTCCAGTATGTCTCCTGGTGTTTGCCAGGAATACCCGCCATTTCCTGGAGGATGGTTCGGCTGCTATGGAGAACATGCTAATCGCGGCCCACACCCACGGGCTCGGAACATGCTGGATCGCAGGTGCGAATACCGCATATGGCGCCGAGATCGCGAGGATATGTGGCGCTCCAGCCTCCCATGGGCTGGTCGCGCTCACTCCATTGGGCTATTCAACTGATCGGCCTACCGCATACAAGCGCAGCCTCGAGGAGGTTATTCACTGGGAGGAGTACTGA
- a CDS encoding pseudouridine-5'-phosphate glycosidase codes for MSWVVRDEVLRAIERRKPVVAFESTVLTHGLPYPESRELALRVEAIAREEGCVPATIGILDGVIHVGMSPDEIDALASGGSAFKASGFDLPFIVASGRSAGTTVSGTLAIAERAGIHVFATGGIGGVHRGADETFDISHDLQSLARSRVITVCAGAKAILDLPKTLEYLETSGVCVIGYRTSRFPAFYYRDSGIPLDYRADSVGEIARVFAVREQLGLEGGILVAAPVPEESEFPASSVNEAIERALSEAAERGVRGKGVTPFLLARLAEITEGRSIDTNLALLENNARVGAGIAVAVAGHHQHHS; via the coding sequence ATGTCGTGGGTTGTCAGGGATGAGGTTCTTAGGGCCATTGAGAGACGGAAACCTGTCGTTGCCTTCGAATCCACGGTCCTGACTCACGGGCTTCCGTATCCGGAAAGCCGCGAGCTCGCTCTCAGGGTGGAGGCCATCGCCCGCGAAGAAGGGTGTGTGCCGGCTACCATCGGTATCCTAGATGGCGTGATTCATGTCGGCATGAGCCCGGATGAGATCGACGCGCTCGCCTCTGGCGGGAGTGCGTTCAAGGCCTCAGGGTTCGACTTGCCTTTCATCGTGGCATCTGGCCGTTCCGCAGGAACGACGGTGTCCGGCACCCTGGCTATCGCCGAGCGCGCAGGGATTCACGTGTTTGCGACTGGCGGGATCGGGGGCGTGCACAGGGGTGCGGATGAAACCTTCGACATCTCTCACGATCTTCAGAGCCTGGCCAGATCCAGAGTCATCACGGTGTGCGCCGGCGCCAAAGCTATCCTTGATCTGCCCAAGACGTTGGAGTATCTGGAGACATCAGGCGTGTGTGTGATCGGCTACCGCACTTCGCGCTTTCCGGCATTCTACTATCGCGACTCTGGAATCCCACTGGACTATCGAGCCGACTCGGTCGGCGAGATTGCCCGCGTGTTCGCTGTTCGTGAGCAATTGGGCCTTGAAGGCGGAATCCTCGTGGCAGCGCCTGTGCCGGAGGAGAGCGAATTTCCTGCTTCCTCAGTGAATGAGGCGATCGAGCGCGCGCTTTCCGAAGCAGCTGAGCGCGGGGTGCGAGGCAAGGGCGTGACTCCATTTCTCCTTGCCAGGCTGGCGGAGATCACCGAAGGCCGTTCCATCGATACCAATCTCGCTCTGCTGGAGAACAACGCACGAGTGGGCGCCGGAATCGCAGTGGCTGTCGCGGGACATCATCAACATCACAGCTAG
- a CDS encoding BMC domain-containing protein has translation MNAIGIVELISIARGYAAADAMLKAASVELHAAKPVCPGKFAVLVYGSVAEVQSSVAAGVDAGGQFVVDQLVIANIHPSVWPTIMGVAAPPSIESLGVVETYSIASTVLAADAAVKAAAVDLVEVRLALGLGGKAFSMVTGEVGAVQAAVEAARAAASARGLLTESVVIPAPARGLLEFPI, from the coding sequence GTGAACGCAATAGGTATCGTGGAACTCATCAGCATCGCTCGAGGATACGCTGCAGCGGATGCCATGCTGAAGGCTGCTTCCGTGGAGCTCCATGCTGCGAAGCCTGTGTGTCCGGGGAAGTTCGCTGTGCTGGTGTATGGGAGTGTCGCTGAGGTTCAAAGCTCCGTCGCCGCAGGGGTGGATGCGGGCGGGCAGTTCGTTGTAGACCAGCTTGTCATTGCGAATATTCACCCATCGGTTTGGCCCACGATCATGGGGGTGGCGGCGCCGCCTTCCATAGAGTCGCTGGGCGTGGTTGAGACCTATTCCATCGCCTCTACGGTGCTTGCGGCTGATGCTGCTGTGAAGGCCGCTGCAGTCGATCTTGTGGAGGTGAGGCTAGCTCTCGGCCTCGGCGGGAAGGCCTTTTCGATGGTGACTGGAGAGGTCGGCGCAGTGCAGGCGGCAGTTGAGGCCGCTCGGGCAGCTGCATCAGCACGAGGCCTTCTCACCGAGAGCGTGGTCATCCCAGCGCCAGCCCGTGGGCTACTGGAGTTCCCAATATGA
- a CDS encoding 4Fe-4S dicluster domain-containing protein gives MSDYPSYAGRIEAAGVVGAGGAGFPTHVKAQGTAEIVIANGAECEPILGKDKALMRAYPGQIVAGLVAMMKSVNAEKGVIAIKRKNTREVEAMKAAVAKMDSISGISLAVRELDDFYPAGDEHVLVYELTGRIVPAGGIPLHVGAVVNNVETLLNVARAVDDGSPVTHKFVTLGGAVARPGTYRVPLGTSFARVIDAAGGYRPMPSRDGHSEAGLGTFGTVGAARAGGQIEPQRIYEALADGPMMGTIIPPERSLEAVVVTKTTSGVILVPRGHPILTERRQSIDHQVRLAQSACIQCTQCTDACPRFLLGHALRPHIIMRTLGYRRPSLPDDLDRYPDLLMAGLCTECGVCSLVCPMGLSPRRVNGQIKQAMAQVKVRWRGASGGEVVHPARKGRLIPSARLVARLGLSGCVRDAHGNAHGYGTGRGAADGAFGADEELIEL, from the coding sequence TTGAGCGATTATCCATCTTACGCAGGAAGAATCGAAGCCGCAGGTGTTGTGGGTGCTGGCGGCGCGGGGTTCCCTACCCATGTCAAGGCCCAGGGAACTGCTGAGATAGTCATCGCAAACGGCGCAGAGTGCGAGCCGATCCTGGGCAAGGACAAAGCATTGATGCGGGCCTACCCCGGGCAGATCGTTGCGGGGCTCGTTGCCATGATGAAGTCGGTGAATGCCGAGAAGGGCGTCATCGCCATCAAGCGCAAGAACACCCGCGAAGTTGAGGCCATGAAGGCCGCCGTTGCGAAGATGGATTCGATCAGTGGCATAAGTCTCGCTGTCCGGGAGCTCGACGATTTCTACCCAGCAGGGGACGAGCACGTTCTTGTGTACGAGCTCACTGGGCGAATCGTGCCTGCGGGCGGAATCCCTCTTCATGTTGGCGCAGTTGTGAATAACGTGGAAACGCTTCTGAACGTTGCGCGTGCAGTGGACGACGGATCGCCAGTCACTCACAAGTTCGTTACCCTTGGGGGTGCGGTGGCACGTCCGGGGACCTATCGTGTGCCACTGGGGACTAGCTTCGCGCGGGTGATCGACGCTGCGGGCGGCTACAGGCCCATGCCATCCAGGGATGGGCACAGTGAGGCCGGGCTCGGCACGTTCGGAACTGTGGGCGCTGCGCGGGCGGGAGGGCAGATTGAGCCCCAACGCATCTATGAGGCGCTTGCAGATGGCCCCATGATGGGGACTATCATTCCGCCAGAGCGGAGCCTTGAGGCGGTGGTGGTCACCAAGACCACGTCAGGGGTTATACTCGTTCCACGGGGGCATCCGATTCTCACAGAGCGCAGGCAGTCCATCGACCATCAGGTCAGGCTTGCCCAGTCCGCGTGCATACAGTGCACGCAATGCACTGATGCGTGCCCCAGATTCCTGTTGGGCCACGCGCTGCGGCCACATATCATAATGAGGACCCTCGGTTACCGGCGACCCAGCCTCCCCGATGATCTCGACCGCTACCCCGACCTGCTCATGGCGGGGCTATGCACCGAGTGTGGAGTATGCAGCCTCGTGTGTCCGATGGGGCTGTCGCCGCGTCGCGTGAATGGGCAGATCAAGCAGGCGATGGCACAGGTCAAGGTGAGGTGGCGGGGCGCCTCCGGCGGCGAGGTTGTGCACCCCGCGCGAAAGGGACGACTGATCCCGTCGGCAAGGCTCGTGGCTCGGCTTGGGCTCTCAGGGTGCGTTCGGGACGCTCACGGGAATGCGCATGGCTATGGAACTGGGCGGGGCGCTGCTGATGGCGCGTTCGGCGCCGATGAGGAGCTGATAGAGCTGTGA
- a CDS encoding phosphate propanoyltransferase — translation MGYENGRAAAALDAACGAPVPIGVSARHVHLSAEHVAALFGPGHALQPRKGLSQPGQFAAEEIVVVAGPRGALAQVRVLGPSRGVTQVELAGTDCIAIGIQAPVRDSGDVHGSPGAVLVGPKGSVALSEGVIIASRHLHLTPLDATVLGLSDGDLASVLAGTGRRCTVFDGVLCRVSGSYRLEFHIDTDEANAAACTNGDMGWIMDLRAAVGARAVPGVLPTHAPAGQAGMADTRAGMADARSGMADTRAGMADTRAGMADTRAAAAGATAGVAGAGETGGAGAPARTQAMDLTFRSLITEDDILTAWRAGCAVRIRRGAIITPLAQDAKRQRGVELITA, via the coding sequence ATGGGCTACGAGAACGGAAGGGCCGCGGCGGCTCTCGACGCGGCCTGTGGCGCACCGGTTCCGATCGGTGTTTCAGCGAGGCATGTGCACCTCTCGGCTGAGCATGTTGCCGCTTTGTTTGGACCGGGCCACGCACTCCAGCCGAGAAAGGGACTATCCCAGCCTGGGCAGTTCGCTGCGGAGGAAATCGTCGTCGTGGCGGGTCCCCGAGGAGCGTTAGCGCAGGTTCGCGTGCTCGGGCCTTCCCGGGGCGTGACCCAGGTCGAGCTTGCGGGCACGGACTGCATCGCCATCGGGATCCAAGCGCCGGTTCGCGATTCTGGCGATGTTCACGGCTCTCCAGGCGCAGTGCTGGTTGGGCCGAAGGGTTCAGTGGCCTTGTCAGAGGGCGTGATCATTGCATCGAGGCACCTGCACCTGACTCCGCTGGACGCTACGGTGCTCGGCCTATCCGATGGTGACTTAGCTTCGGTGCTTGCTGGCACTGGCCGGCGCTGCACTGTGTTCGACGGCGTGCTCTGCCGAGTCAGCGGTTCATATCGTCTGGAATTCCATATCGACACCGATGAGGCCAACGCCGCGGCATGCACAAACGGTGACATGGGCTGGATCATGGATCTCAGAGCGGCTGTTGGTGCACGGGCTGTGCCTGGCGTACTGCCGACGCACGCACCAGCAGGCCAGGCCGGAATGGCGGACACGCGGGCCGGAATGGCAGACGCACGGTCCGGAATGGCAGACACGCGAGCTGGAATGGCGGACACGCGAGCTGGAATGGCGGACACGCGGGCCGCTGCGGCTGGCGCGACTGCCGGGGTCGCTGGGGCCGGTGAAACCGGGGGCGCAGGCGCACCAGCACGAACACAGGCCATGGACTTGACCTTCCGCAGCCTGATTACGGAGGACGACATCCTGACGGCATGGCGCGCTGGCTGTGCGGTGAGGATTCGCAGGGGCGCTATCATCACACCTCTTGCCCAGGATGCTAAGAGGCAGCGGGGAGTGGAGCTGATTACGGCTTGA
- a CDS encoding BMC domain-containing protein: MEIALGMIETRGLVGAIEAADAMVKAANVRLIGKEQIGGGFVTVMVRGDVGAVKAAVEAGAAAAAKVGELKSVHVIPRPHGDVEMILPNKGQRSDAE, from the coding sequence ATGGAGATCGCATTGGGAATGATCGAGACCCGCGGCCTGGTTGGCGCCATCGAGGCGGCAGATGCCATGGTGAAGGCGGCAAACGTTCGACTGATTGGCAAGGAGCAGATTGGCGGAGGGTTCGTCACAGTCATGGTCCGCGGAGATGTCGGCGCAGTGAAGGCAGCGGTTGAGGCCGGAGCGGCAGCGGCAGCCAAGGTTGGAGAGCTGAAGTCGGTCCACGTGATTCCGAGACCACACGGAGACGTAGAGATGATCCTGCCCAACAAGGGGCAGCGCTCGGACGCGGAGTAA
- a CDS encoding acetaldehyde dehydrogenase (acetylating): MADQDLASIEEARALVEKASKAQARLLDFTQADIDRVCERMARAGFENAGKLAAMAVEETGIGVVRDKVTKNEFASKTVWEHIKPLRTVGFISEDRNRKVAEIAVPLGVIAGLLPTTNPTSTAIFKALIAVKSRNAIVFSPHPRAAKCTFEAARIMSAAAIEAGAPDGLVNCIERPTMEATDELMHHKLVAAILATGGTAMVRAAYSSGKPAFGVGPGNVPAFIERTADVRQAVANILASKSFDNGTICASEQAIVAEIAVEAEVLRELSAQGAYICDEREKAALERTVMMPNGGMSAAVVGKSAAFIGRLAGITVPDGARVLIARCSGVGREHPLSAEKLCPVLGFYTEATWEAACERCIELLNYGGLGHSLVIHSRNEGVIREFALKKPVNRILVNTPSSMGGIGLSTGLDPSLTLGCGSWGGNITSDNVGPLHLINKKRLAYHLGGIEVVPQTASTMVPGWNAPRPVPVPGFATGSATGREPVPGFATGSATGRGRVLQATAAEREALRRLDDATIARLVDAALAGML; this comes from the coding sequence ATGGCCGACCAGGATCTCGCTTCCATTGAAGAGGCACGGGCTCTTGTGGAGAAGGCAAGCAAGGCCCAGGCGCGATTGCTCGATTTCACGCAGGCGGACATCGACCGTGTGTGCGAGCGGATGGCCCGAGCCGGTTTCGAAAACGCGGGCAAGCTTGCGGCGATGGCGGTTGAGGAGACCGGGATCGGAGTCGTTCGGGACAAGGTCACCAAGAACGAGTTCGCCTCCAAGACCGTGTGGGAGCATATCAAGCCTCTTCGAACCGTGGGGTTCATCTCCGAGGATCGGAACAGGAAGGTGGCGGAGATAGCCGTCCCGCTAGGGGTAATCGCAGGCCTTCTTCCCACTACAAACCCTACATCCACTGCGATCTTCAAGGCTCTGATCGCGGTCAAGTCGAGGAACGCAATAGTCTTCAGCCCGCATCCGCGGGCCGCCAAGTGTACGTTTGAAGCGGCCCGGATCATGAGCGCCGCCGCCATCGAGGCGGGAGCGCCAGATGGCCTGGTGAACTGCATCGAGAGACCCACTATGGAGGCCACCGACGAGCTCATGCACCACAAGCTCGTGGCTGCAATCCTGGCCACAGGCGGAACTGCGATGGTGCGCGCTGCCTACAGTTCGGGCAAGCCTGCGTTCGGCGTCGGCCCCGGCAATGTGCCGGCGTTCATCGAGCGGACTGCCGATGTTAGGCAGGCAGTGGCGAACATCCTGGCAAGCAAGAGTTTCGATAATGGAACGATATGTGCGTCGGAGCAGGCAATAGTCGCGGAAATCGCGGTCGAGGCTGAAGTCCTTCGGGAGCTCTCCGCGCAGGGCGCCTACATCTGTGATGAGCGGGAGAAGGCGGCCTTGGAGCGTACTGTTATGATGCCGAACGGCGGCATGAGCGCTGCGGTGGTGGGGAAGAGCGCGGCTTTCATCGGGAGACTCGCCGGGATCACCGTGCCGGATGGCGCCAGAGTGCTCATTGCCAGATGCTCAGGAGTGGGCAGGGAGCACCCACTATCAGCGGAGAAGCTCTGCCCGGTGTTGGGCTTCTACACTGAGGCCACCTGGGAGGCTGCATGTGAGCGCTGCATTGAGCTGCTCAATTACGGAGGCCTGGGCCATTCCCTGGTCATACATTCCCGAAACGAGGGAGTGATCAGGGAGTTCGCACTGAAGAAGCCGGTGAACCGGATCCTCGTGAACACCCCATCCTCCATGGGAGGCATAGGCTTATCCACAGGGCTCGACCCATCGCTCACCTTAGGCTGCGGTTCGTGGGGCGGAAACATCACATCGGACAACGTGGGACCGCTGCACCTGATAAACAAGAAGCGCCTGGCATACCACCTTGGAGGTATCGAAGTAGTTCCGCAGACCGCGAGCACCATGGTTCCAGGTTGGAATGCGCCTAGGCCTGTGCCTGTGCCTGGGTTTGCGACTGGATCTGCGACTGGGCGTGAGCCTGTGCCTGGGTTTGCGACTGGATCTGCGACTGGGCGCGGCAGGGTGTTGCAGGCGACGGCGGCAGAACGCGAGGCTTTGCGGCGCCTAGACGATGCGACAATCGCGCGTCTGGTTGACGCGGCACTTGCCGGGATGCTGTAG
- the deoC gene encoding deoxyribose-phosphate aldolase produces the protein MDAGAARISAHPGTPKVGAGLAAMIDHTLLKPDATESQVKKLCEEALEYGFASVCVNPTNVAQCAAMLRGSRVKVCTVIGFPLGATTPTAKAVETRDAIANGAQEVDMVINVGAVKSGNYDLVKRDIQAVVDAAAGKAMTKVILETALLSDEEKVKACLIAKYAGADFVKTSTGFGPGGATVHDVELMRKTVGVSMGVKAAGGIRDTQTAQKMVAAGASRVGASASVSIVKGVAQDGKGY, from the coding sequence ATGGATGCAGGCGCCGCCAGAATAAGTGCGCACCCGGGAACGCCCAAGGTCGGCGCGGGTCTCGCGGCCATGATCGACCACACGCTTCTCAAGCCTGATGCAACTGAGTCGCAGGTGAAGAAGTTGTGCGAGGAGGCCCTGGAGTACGGGTTTGCCTCCGTATGCGTGAATCCGACCAACGTGGCCCAATGCGCAGCCATGCTGCGAGGGTCGCGTGTTAAGGTTTGCACGGTGATTGGGTTCCCGCTCGGAGCGACAACGCCGACCGCGAAGGCTGTCGAGACCCGCGACGCCATAGCGAACGGAGCTCAGGAGGTCGACATGGTCATCAACGTGGGAGCGGTGAAATCCGGCAACTACGATCTGGTGAAGCGGGATATCCAGGCCGTGGTGGATGCTGCCGCCGGAAAAGCCATGACCAAGGTGATCCTTGAGACGGCCCTTCTTTCAGATGAGGAGAAAGTCAAGGCCTGCCTCATCGCCAAGTATGCAGGAGCGGATTTCGTGAAGACCTCCACCGGCTTCGGACCAGGCGGCGCCACTGTCCATGATGTCGAGCTCATGCGGAAGACAGTCGGCGTGAGCATGGGTGTGAAAGCAGCCGGCGGCATCCGCGACACTCAGACCGCTCAGAAGATGGTTGCAGCCGGGGCGTCGAGGGTGGGGGCGAGTGCGAGTGTCAGCATTGTCAAGGGTGTAGCCCAGGATGGGAAGGGGTACTGA
- a CDS encoding EutN/CcmL family microcompartment protein, with translation MNLAMVVGTVVATQKNDHFVGSKLLICDVCSPDGTLSGSEVVAVDTVGAGAGDYVVVVSEGNSSRQAMRSADAPIDATIVGIVDRVDAAGRTMKVL, from the coding sequence GTGAACCTGGCTATGGTGGTGGGAACCGTGGTGGCCACTCAGAAGAATGACCACTTCGTAGGCTCGAAGCTCCTCATATGCGACGTGTGCTCGCCTGATGGAACGCTCTCAGGCTCTGAGGTCGTGGCCGTCGATACAGTCGGAGCGGGCGCGGGCGACTACGTGGTGGTCGTATCGGAGGGCAACTCCTCACGGCAGGCGATGAGGAGCGCGGATGCTCCGATTGACGCAACCATTGTTGGGATTGTAGATAGAGTCGATGCGGCTGGCCGCACCATGAAGGTGTTGTAA